One segment of Pyxidicoccus trucidator DNA contains the following:
- the rpmI gene encoding 50S ribosomal protein L35, producing MPKLKTRSGAKKRFQVKKSGKVKHGKAFGKHLFTHAKTPKQKRGNRGTGHLRDMDAKKVIKELFPYGA from the coding sequence ATGCCGAAGTTGAAGACCCGCAGTGGTGCGAAGAAGCGGTTCCAGGTGAAGAAGAGCGGGAAGGTGAAGCACGGCAAGGCCTTCGGCAAGCACCTCTTCACGCACGCGAAGACGCCGAAGCAGAAGCGCGGCAACCGCGGCACCGGCCATCTCCGCGATATGGACGCGAAGAAGGTCATCAAGGAGCTGTTCCCCTACGGGGCTTGA
- the thrS gene encoding threonine--tRNA ligase, with the protein MSEMITVTLPDGSQKQTARGTTIADFVRESIGAGLAKAALFARVNGQDVDLARKLEEDAKLQIFTPKSPESLELIRHDAAHVVASAVQHLFPGTQVTIGPATEEGFYYDFFREKPFTPEELEKIEAAANAELKQDMPFVRTEISMDEAVRLFEEKGEKFKVEIVKDIAAKGAKTLTLYTHGDWVDFCLGPHAPSTGKIGVIKILSSSGAYWRGDHRNPMLQRVYGTAFFDKKALTEYLTRIEESKKRDHRKLGKELDLFHFHPYAPGAAFWTPKGTALYQTLSDWMRHLTAEDGYVEIKTPLMFNKGLWETSGHWGKYKENMFLVLDSESGEHDFSLKPMNCPSHHLFYGFKKHSYRDLPLRFHTQDVLHRNEAAGALGGLTRVRQFAQDDAHIYCMESQITDEVRRFVKLLDRVYKAVGLTYAVKLSTRPEQRLGDDSLWDRAEEGLKAALESLNLEYELAPGDGAFYGPKIDFAVSDSIGRRWQLGTMQLDYLAPERFDLTYIGEDNAPHRPVVLHRAIFGSFERFTAILIEHFAGAFPAWLAPVQAVLVTVADRQADYARKVRDTLRAKGYRVEFDERGMTLNAKIREAQLQKVPFTLVVGDNEVSAEGVAPRRYGGEDLKSMKLEDFEALLAKEGALP; encoded by the coding sequence ATGTCCGAAATGATCACGGTGACCCTCCCCGACGGCAGCCAGAAGCAGACCGCCCGGGGTACCACCATCGCGGACTTCGTGCGTGAGAGCATCGGTGCGGGCCTGGCGAAGGCCGCCCTCTTCGCCCGCGTCAACGGCCAGGACGTGGACCTGGCCCGGAAGCTGGAAGAGGACGCGAAGCTCCAGATCTTCACGCCGAAGAGCCCCGAGTCCCTGGAGCTCATCCGCCACGACGCCGCCCACGTGGTGGCCAGCGCCGTGCAGCACCTCTTCCCCGGCACGCAGGTGACCATCGGTCCCGCGACGGAGGAGGGCTTCTACTACGACTTCTTCCGCGAGAAGCCCTTCACGCCGGAGGAGCTGGAGAAGATTGAAGCCGCGGCCAACGCCGAGCTGAAGCAGGACATGCCCTTCGTCCGCACTGAAATCTCCATGGACGAGGCGGTGCGCCTCTTCGAGGAGAAGGGCGAGAAGTTCAAGGTGGAGATCGTCAAGGACATCGCCGCCAAGGGCGCCAAGACGCTCACCCTCTACACGCACGGCGACTGGGTGGACTTCTGCCTGGGGCCCCACGCCCCGAGCACCGGGAAGATCGGCGTCATCAAGATCCTCTCGTCCAGCGGCGCCTACTGGCGCGGCGACCACCGCAACCCGATGCTCCAGCGCGTCTACGGCACGGCCTTCTTCGACAAGAAGGCGCTGACGGAGTACCTGACGCGGATTGAAGAGTCGAAGAAGCGTGACCACCGCAAGCTGGGCAAGGAGCTGGACCTCTTCCACTTCCACCCGTACGCGCCGGGCGCCGCCTTCTGGACGCCCAAGGGCACCGCGCTCTACCAGACGCTCTCCGACTGGATGCGCCACCTCACCGCCGAGGATGGCTACGTGGAGATCAAGACGCCCCTGATGTTCAACAAGGGGCTCTGGGAGACCAGCGGCCACTGGGGCAAGTACAAGGAGAACATGTTCCTGGTGCTCGACAGCGAGTCCGGCGAGCACGACTTCTCCCTCAAGCCGATGAACTGCCCGTCGCACCACCTGTTCTACGGCTTCAAGAAGCACAGCTACCGGGACTTGCCCCTGCGCTTCCACACGCAGGACGTGCTGCACCGCAACGAGGCGGCGGGCGCGCTCGGCGGCCTCACCCGCGTGCGCCAGTTCGCCCAGGACGACGCGCACATCTACTGCATGGAGAGCCAGATCACCGACGAGGTGCGGCGCTTCGTGAAGCTGTTGGACCGTGTCTACAAGGCGGTGGGGCTCACCTACGCGGTGAAGCTGTCCACGCGCCCCGAGCAGCGGCTGGGTGACGACTCGCTGTGGGACCGCGCCGAGGAGGGCCTCAAGGCGGCGCTGGAGTCGCTGAACCTCGAGTACGAGCTGGCCCCGGGCGACGGCGCCTTCTACGGCCCGAAGATCGACTTCGCGGTGTCGGACAGCATCGGCCGCCGCTGGCAGCTGGGCACCATGCAGCTGGACTACCTGGCCCCGGAGCGCTTCGACCTCACCTACATCGGCGAGGACAACGCCCCGCACCGACCGGTGGTGCTCCACCGCGCCATCTTCGGCTCCTTCGAGCGGTTCACCGCCATCCTCATCGAGCACTTCGCGGGGGCCTTCCCCGCGTGGCTGGCGCCGGTGCAGGCAGTGCTCGTCACCGTGGCGGACCGGCAGGCGGACTACGCCCGCAAGGTGCGCGACACCCTCCGGGCCAAGGGCTACCGGGTGGAGTTCGACGAGCGCGGCATGACGCTCAACGCGAAGATTCGCGAGGCGCAGCTCCAGAAGGTGCCCTTCACCCTGGTGGTGGGCGACAACGAAGTCTCCGCGGAGGGCGTGGCGCCGCGCCGGTACGGGGGCGAGGACCTGAAGTCCATGAAGTTGGAGGACTTCGAGGCCCTCCTGGCGAAGGAGGGGGCCCTCCCGTAG